A window from bacterium encodes these proteins:
- the trpS gene encoding tryptophan--tRNA ligase encodes MTIIKNQQIKKNRIMSGMRPTGKLHLGHYMGVLKNWISFQDDYECFFAIADWHALTTKFDDTSALKQNIVDVALDWLACGINPEKSIIYVQSLVPETAELHLLLSMITPQNWVERDTTLKDMIKILRGNIEENEENQNYSGLVSYGLMGYPVLQTADIIQFNASLVPVGKDQLAHLEISRDIARRFNHLYKTNLIKEPQPKLTETPLLKGIDGQKMGKSFNNDIKISDSEEITTKKIMQAITDRNRIKKTDPGNPENCEVVCPYYKIFADEETVKKQRYNCENALWGCADCKRELASIINNQFKDTREKRLEFEKNPDYIHEIIKTGSQKAREEAALFLKEIKKTMRLY; translated from the coding sequence ATGACTATCATAAAAAACCAACAAATTAAAAAAAATAGGATAATGTCCGGCATGCGTCCTACGGGAAAGCTTCATTTGGGGCATTATATGGGTGTTTTAAAAAATTGGATATCTTTTCAGGATGATTATGAATGCTTTTTTGCAATAGCAGACTGGCATGCGCTCACTACAAAATTCGATGACACTTCAGCTTTAAAGCAAAATATTGTTGATGTCGCTCTTGATTGGCTTGCCTGCGGAATAAATCCGGAAAAATCAATTATTTATGTGCAGTCGCTTGTTCCTGAAACAGCAGAGCTTCATTTATTATTAAGTATGATTACTCCTCAAAATTGGGTAGAACGAGATACAACTCTTAAAGATATGATTAAAATTCTCAGAGGCAACATTGAAGAAAATGAAGAAAATCAAAATTACTCAGGGCTTGTCAGCTACGGGCTTATGGGGTATCCTGTCTTGCAAACTGCGGATATTATTCAATTTAATGCTTCTTTAGTGCCTGTAGGAAAAGATCAGCTTGCACACCTCGAAATTTCAAGGGACATCGCAAGAAGATTTAACCACCTTTATAAAACAAATTTGATTAAAGAACCTCAACCAAAACTAACTGAAACACCTTTATTGAAAGGAATAGACGGTCAAAAAATGGGGAAATCTTTTAACAACGATATAAAAATTTCTGATTCAGAAGAAATTACCACTAAAAAAATCATGCAGGCAATTACTGACAGAAACAGGATTAAGAAAACAGACCCCGGAAATCCTGAAAACTGCGAAGTGGTATGCCCTTATTATAAAATTTTTGCGGACGAAGAAACCGTTAAAAAACAACGGTATAACTGCGAAAATGCTCTCTGGGGCTGTGCAGACTGCAAGAGAGAACTGGCTTCCATTATAAATAACCAATTTAAAGATACAAGAGAAAAAAGACTTGAATTTGAAAAAAATCCTGATTATATTCATGAAATAATCAAAACAGGAAGTCAAAAAGCAAGAGAAGAAGCAGCTTTGTTCTTAAAAGAAATCAAAAAAACTATGAGACTTTATTAA
- a CDS encoding HD domain-containing phosphohydrolase, with protein sequence MIRNANFLVFSAKPAVNNQQSITPPKINILPEAGSNQPAFKKQAVTDSWVPSSNPFSKPEVKTVFSGKNSLLKIKEYFQNNPIEVQKPEGVKKACDHLIKLLAKYDPYTADHSYQVAGIATQFAKSMNKFTYEDLEEIKTASLLHDIGKLGVNPEILNKTGRLTNKEKELLDQHALFGEQILEQIGLTKNKSFGNIAALVGSHHSPVNKFSFFNKNKQKEDVIKLADVYNALTTKRSYKPAFSPQEAIGIMEKMQEENPKWTPDVFNKFKGFVDQNYGYKEKLPLITDNPFKKSVVANAFV encoded by the coding sequence TTGATCAGGAATGCTAATTTTTTAGTATTTTCGGCGAAGCCTGCTGTTAACAACCAGCAAAGCATTACTCCTCCAAAAATTAATATATTGCCTGAAGCCGGATCTAATCAACCTGCTTTTAAAAAACAGGCTGTAACCGACTCATGGGTGCCTTCAAGCAATCCTTTCTCTAAACCTGAAGTCAAAACAGTATTTTCGGGAAAAAATTCTTTATTAAAAATAAAAGAATATTTCCAAAACAACCCTATAGAGGTTCAAAAGCCTGAAGGGGTGAAAAAAGCTTGCGACCATTTGATTAAACTGCTTGCCAAATACGATCCCTACACAGCAGACCATTCATATCAGGTTGCAGGAATAGCTACACAATTTGCAAAATCTATGAATAAATTCACTTACGAGGATCTTGAAGAAATCAAGACAGCCTCCCTTCTCCATGATATTGGAAAATTAGGTGTAAATCCGGAAATTTTAAATAAAACCGGACGTTTAACAAATAAAGAAAAGGAACTACTGGATCAACATGCTTTATTTGGTGAACAAATTCTTGAACAAATCGGTTTAACAAAAAACAAAAGTTTTGGAAATATAGCAGCTCTTGTAGGCAGCCATCATTCCCCTGTTAATAAATTCTCTTTTTTCAATAAAAATAAACAAAAAGAAGATGTTATAAAATTGGCGGACGTATATAACGCCTTAACAACAAAACGATCCTACAAGCCGGCTTTTTCACCACAAGAAGCAATAGGGATAATGGAAAAAATGCAGGAAGAAAATCCTAAATGGACTCCGGATGTATTTAATAAATTCAAAGGATTTGTTGATCAAAATTATGGCTACAAAGAAAAACTTCCGCTAATAACTGATAACCCTTTTAAAAAGTCTGTGGTTGCAAATGCTTTTGTGTAA